The following coding sequences are from one Thermodesulfobacteriota bacterium window:
- a CDS encoding polysaccharide biosynthesis/export family protein: MTARVILFLVGLACLAVAPPLARADDYLLATGDVVEISIWGEKDMIREAVVRPDGKISYPLIGDLEVAGRNTVEVRAMVEKRIRDLIPDARATVVVSRLDSMEYFVLGKVARPGMFRSVRELSVLQALALAGGPVTFAAEDRIMIMRRQGYGTAVLPFDYVAVKEGKKLEQNITLERGDVVLVP, from the coding sequence ATGACTGCACGAGTCATCCTGTTTCTTGTTGGCCTGGCCTGCCTGGCCGTGGCCCCGCCCCTGGCCAGGGCCGACGATTACCTCCTGGCCACCGGCGATGTGGTGGAGATCTCCATCTGGGGCGAGAAGGACATGATCCGGGAGGCGGTGGTGCGGCCGGATGGCAAGATCTCCTACCCCCTCATTGGCGACCTGGAGGTGGCGGGCCGCAACACCGTGGAGGTGCGTGCCATGGTGGAGAAGCGCATCCGGGACCTCATCCCGGACGCCCGGGCCACGGTGGTGGTCAGCCGCCTGGACAGCATGGAGTACTTCGTGCTGGGCAAGGTGGCCCGGCCGGGCATGTTCCGCTCGGTGCGGGAGCTGTCCGTGCTCCAGGCCCTGGCCCTGGCCGGCGGCCCGGTCACCTTTGCCGCCGAGGACCGGATCATGATCATGCGGCGCCAGGGCTACGGCACCGCGGTCCTGCCCTTCGACTACGTGGCGGTCAAAGAGGGCAAGAAGCTGGAGCAGAACATCACCCTGGAGCGTGGAGATGTCGTCCTTGTGCCCTGA